GCGACATATAAAGTAAAGCAGACGCGTAAGCACCTATTGCCATAAATCCAGCGTGACCAAGGGAAAATTGCCCTGTGAATCCATTTATCAAGTTAAGACTGACACCGAGAATCACATATATCGCCGCCACGTTCATGATTCGAATTATGTACGCATCGAAATTCTTCTGTGCATAGCTGATGAAAGCGAAAAACACAACAAGTGCGATCAACGTCAGCCAGAACGAAGGTTGCTTGTACACACTCATTCCCCCTAAGTTTCACCAAACAGACCAGTTGGTTTAAAGAGTAAAACGAAGACCAACATAATAAAAATGAAAGCATCTCGGTATCCTGCCAGATCGGGAAGAAACGCAACAAGCAAGATTGAAATCATGCCAATCAAGAAACCCCCGACCATGGCTCCTTTGATGCTCCCAATACCGCCTATTATGGCCGCAGTAAAAGCGCGCCACCCGGGGAAAACTCCCATGAATGGCCATATCTGTGGATAGCGTAGCGCCCAGAATATGGCACTGATGGCCGCAAGGCTTGAACCAACTGCAAAGGTAAAGGTTATCGTCCTGTCTACATTAATTCCCATCAACCTTGCTGTGTCAAAGTCGTACGCAAGAGCTCTCATCGCGAGTCCCATTTTTGTTTTATAAACCAAGTAACTCAAGAAAAAAAGGGCTCCTATCGACACAACGATGGTGATTATCGTTACAAGCTGGATTCTGACTCCC
This genomic stretch from bacterium harbors:
- a CDS encoding branched-chain amino acid ABC transporter permease gives rise to the protein MNLTLFLQHLANGVALGFVFGLVAIGYTLVYGVVKLVNFAHGDIFMMAAFFVYYGIVLFSFPWWLSFLFAIFLTALLGISIEKVAYKPLRNAPRISSLCSAIGMSFLLENFAIVVFGGRQKPFYQPPVLNRTLNVWGVRIQLVTIITIVVSIGALFFLSYLVYKTKMGLAMRALAYDFDTARLMGINVDRTITFTFAVGSSLAAISAIFWALRYPQIWPFMGVFPGWRAFTAAIIGGIGSIKGAMVGGFLIGMISILLVAFLPDLAGYRDAFIFIMLVFVLLFKPTGLFGET